Below is a genomic region from Pseudomonas extremaustralis.
GGCGCATGCTCGGTGATGTAGGTATTGATGTCCTTGGATGCTTGCTGACGGCTGATGCCGAAGCTCTGCGTCAAGTGCACCGTGGTCAGCCGGCCTTCCCACCACGCGACGGTTTCGATCAGTCGGTAGCGAAGGGCGAGGTCCCAGCGGACTTGCTCGATGGTTTGCTTGCGTTTCATGTCGCCTCCATGTGAGTGAATACTTTACCTGTATAAGTCTACATTCTAGACGTGTCGTTCAACACTACATATCGTGACTCTGGCAAGTTTGGCGTTGACGACATGAGGGACATGTTTATGGATGGTTGGGATTGGACGGCGTCGGTAGCGATGCTGATGCTGTTGATGATCCAGCTGATGCTTTTGGTGCAGTATCTGCAGACTAACAAAGCCTGGAGATTGCTCGAGCATTGGCATGCGACCACGAAGGAGCGCCAGCAGCGGATGAGCTGGCACGCCGAAGAGAATCGCGAGTTGAAATCGGCGCTGCGGGCAGAGAAGGCTCATGTGGAGCAGCTGCAGCGCAAGGTGGAGATTCTGCAGGCTTTGCTGCCTTAGGTGTGAGGTACGAGGGCCTTTATTCAAGGTCCTCGTGATTGGCGCCGATACGTTGTAAACATCAGGAGGAACGCATGCTCGATTCGCTGGAAATTTGCAGGCTACTGGAAGGCCATGGTTGCAGCTTGAAGTACAAAGAAAAGGCCTACGCTAGAGGCTATGAGCATCCTGCGCTTGAGTACCCGCTATTCGTCAAGCATAAAGCTATCGGCGCCGTGGGACTCCAACCTTTGGTTTTGCACCCGGCATACCGCAAGTCAGTGCATTGGGAGCAAATCAAGGCATTGACGCAGGGCGCTCCCAATGAGAACTATAAAAGCACCAGCCTGGAAGTATTTCCGCGCGCGCTGGACTCAACGAGCAATACCGGTATAGCGGTCAATTGTGCGGATAGTGAAGACTTGCGCAGCCTGTTCGCAGTGCTTACCGGCGAATCGACGGCCATCGATCAAGGATTGGAAGATGAATTCAGCCTGATTGAGATATTCGAGCAATCATCATTTGGGCAGCAAATTGAGAGTACCGAGCGCGAAGCCATTATTCGAGCGCGGGTAGGACAAAGCGTTTATCGCCAAGCTCTGCTCAAGCATTGGCAAGGTTGCGCCGTTAGCGGTATAGCGCTTGCTTCCATGTTGCGTGCTTCTCACATTAAGCCTTGGCGTGACGCGACGCATCTGGAGCGCCTCGATCCCTTTAACGGACTGCTTCTGACGCCCAACCTGGATCAAGCCTTTGACCAGGGGCTGATCAGCTTCACCGACGAGGGCGATATTATTATTGCGCAAACCTTGACCGCTGAACTGCAACGGGCACTTGGTATTACCCCGCAATGCCGATTGCGTAGCCTTCATGACCGTCATTTGAACTACTTGGCCTGGCATCGCGAGCACGTATTCAGTGGCTAGTGGCTAGTGTTAATCGTTTGCCTGAAAGGTGATGGGCCAGGAACCAGTGTCAGAGGCTGGATTCTCCTAGGAGGCGGTGTAACTCCGCATGTAAATAATTAGCAGAGACGCTATATGGGCGCGGTCGCCCAACAAGACAATAAGGGGCATGATTGGTGGCGGTAGATCTGAGGGACAGCACAAATCTGAAGGCAGCCTGCGAGGCGGTATTGGCTCACAATCGCGAACTGCCCTGGTATCAGAACTGGCTGAAAAAGCTGTCGGAGTTCCTTCGTAAGGTACAAGACGCTGATCAGGAGGAGTTTTGTAGTCCAGCGTTTCAAGAGCTGCTGTGGGAAAGTGAGGTTATTACTACAACGGGCATGGGCACGGTCAATGTGTCAGAGGTGATTGCCGATCCTAGAGTCGCCGAATGCCTTTGGAATCTTCGGGCATCGCTAAAAACTGTTGACGCTCACCTTCATGATCAGGTGCTCAAGGAAGGCTGGCGCGAGTTGAATCAACTCGTCGCGCCACCCGCTGTGCGGCGTAACCCTCGGCTCAAAAAGTATCGTCTCTTCGCCGCGTTGTGCCCAACAGAACTGACCACACTCGCTCACTATCCTAAATTGCGTACTTTGGCGTCGTTGATAGGCGTCGGAGGTTCGGAGCGTGATCTTTCTCTGCACCAGGGCGTACTTGAACGCTTGAACGATGTTTTGGGTAATCGGGAAGAAGGGCTATCAACACCGTCGCTGGAGCGTATGACCCTACCTTGGCTGCTCTATATGAAATTCGTCCAGGAGCAGGAAGCCGAAGCCACGGAAATCGCTGACCCCAGCACGGGCCAGGAGCGTCTAAATCCTTTACCTGCTGAGCGCCGACGCCGCGGCATGCTAGCCATTGGTGGTGGTATCGCGACCATCCGGGCGATCATTGAGTTCGCCAAAGAGGGGTGCAAACGAGAGGACCTGGTGGAGCACATGCGCTCGATCAACCCAAGTCACGCGACCTCAAGCATCCGAACGCAACTCAACTCACTCATTGCCGAATGGGGCGTGCTGCGGGCTCAAGGCGAGGAGATCCATCTGACACCGCGAGGTGAGGGTCTGCTGGAGACAGGCGAGCCTGATGAAGTATCGGACTGGCTGCTGACTCGGGTACTCGGTGTTGATCATATGCTCTTTGCATTGCGCAGCGGCCCAATGTCCGTCAGTGCGATGAATGAGGCGTTGAGAAAGGTGAACCCCGGGTGGACCAGCGACCGAGCATTGACCAGCCTGACCTTTTGGCTGCGTGCCCTGCAACTGGTCGAAACCAGAGCAGACAAACTGCAGCACTTGACCGAGCTTGGCGAAACCTGGGCAGCGCAAATCTACTGGGAACCCCAATCGCTTGCTCCGGAGGCGGGGAGCGTTGCAGCCAGCGTAGTGCCATCCAGTGAAGAGGCAGCGCCATTCGAGCGCCCCTCGCTGGAAACCATCCTGCGTAGTTTCCCGGAAGATATCGCCTTTCCGATCAGCCTGGTTGCCCGCCTTGATGCCGGACTGTGGAGTCATCAGCGCCGTCACTTCGCGGTGCTCACCGGGCTCAGCGGTGCCGGTAAGACGGTACTGGCGCGGGGGTACGCGCTTGCGTTGCACGAGGGGCAAACCCACCCCGCTGAGGGACTGCTGACGGTTCCCGTGCAGCCTGGTTGGCATGATCCCTCTTGCCTGCTGGGTTACGTCAATCCATTGAATAGCGAGAGCTACGTACACACGGCATTCGTCGATTTCCTGCTGAGAGCCAGTGCCGACTCCGAGCGTCCATACACGGTTGTGCTGGACGAAATGAACCTGTCGCACCCGGAGCAATATTTGGCGCCGCTGCTTTCTGCCATGGAGACAGGTGATCACATTGAGCTCCATGCTCAGGACAATGATATCAGCGGTGTGCCGGCGACCATCATGTACCCGAGCAATCTGGTGATCATCGGCACCGTCAATATGGATGAAACGACACATGGTCTGAGCGACAAGGTGCTCGATCGGGCGGCAGTGATCGAGTTCTGGGATATCGATGTTGAAGCGTTCCCTGGCTGGAAAACCAGCGCGTTGGCCGAGGAACAAGTTGTTAGAGTGCGCGACACGCTCAAAGGGTTGGTCAAGGCCTTGCGCCCGGCACGCCTGCATTTTGGCTGGCGGACGATCCATGATGTTATCGGCTATATCGAGCAAGCCGAACGCGGTGGTGTGATTGACTTCGATACAGCATTGGATCAAGCCATCTATGCCAAAGTCCTGCCCAAACTTCGCGGTGAAGACACGCCGCGGGTCCAGGCCGCCTTCGCGGACACCAGCACCTTGTTGCGGGATATGAGGCTGGCGGACTCGGCAGCCAAAGTCGCCGAATTGCAGGATGATTTGCGCTCTCTGGGTTCCGCCCGGTTCTGGCGCTGAAACATGGCGATTATCCGATGCATCGATAAACAAGGCAGCACGTTCACGGTCAACCCCGAAGCGTTGGCTTCGGGGTTCATGGAGCGCGGCACTTATTATTTCGAGATTGTCCCCGAGTCGCGCTTGTTTGTTGATGATGAGCCGTTGGAGGCCTCGCGCCATGAGGCATTTGACGCGTGGCGATGGGAGCCGGGTTTTTATGCGGGCAAAGTCATCGCTGAGTTGGTTGATACCGGCGGCAAAGTCTTGGCGACCTACCACTTTGATGTGGCTCCAGATCAAAACAAGCTCGGCGAGACTTCGTTTGCCGCGATGCTCGACGAACTCCTTGCCTTCGATACACGGTTGCTGTTGGGCAATGAGTACGCCCAATTGGAGGTGGGTCGTGAGGGACGAACCAGCAACCCGCACCTGCAATATGCACGGCTGAAACGTTATGGTCCGGCGTTGCTATCGGCGTTTACCGAGGTCTTGCGCAAGCCGCTTACACGGTTGCACCGAGAGCGCACATTACGGCCAGCGCACCAAATGCGTCGTATTGATCGCCAGACTTTGCGTCGTGCCTTGCAAGACCCTGCGGCGACGGCGTTGCTCTATAACCTCGAACAGGCCAATACCAGCGGTGAGGTTTTGCACTTTGATGTGCCCACTGTGTTCGAGGACCTTGATAATCCGGCCAATCAGGCGTTGGCTGTTGTCCTTGGCGAAACCCTGCGACGCAGCCGTTACGTCATTGCCGCCTTGCAAAAGATCATTGATGGGGAGGGCGATACGGGGGCTCGCTCCGCGTTGACTCCTCGGCTTGGACGGCGGATTGAGTTCCTCGAAGGCTTGCAGAGTGACCTTCGTAGAATTCAACGCAGGGAGCCGTTCTGCTCTCTGCGCCAGCCTCGAATTTCCGCTGCCGGGCTCAACGCGGTTTCCGCTCATCCTGCTTACGCTCGGGCCTATCGTCATGGATGGTACGTGTTGCGTCCTGGTATTGACGGCAGTAGCGAGGGAGAGCGCTTATGGATCAGCCCGACATGGGAGATATACGAGCGTTGGTGCTACCTCCAGGTGGTGGCCATGATGAAGTCGATCTATCCCGGCCTGCAGTGGCGTGATCGTTGGCCCGGCACGAGCCTGGACTACATACGTTGTACCGGGCGAGGTATCGATACACAGGTCGATGTCTGGCTGCAGGTACACTGCCCAGCGTTCGACCAGCCAGCTAGTCACGGATTTTCCAGCATTTCCGGGGCGCGTTACCCCGACATTGTTGTCACCGTGGAAAGCCCGGCGGGGAGCTCGTTCCTTGTGATGGACGCCAAGTACCGGGTTGAGCGCAAGTGGGTGCTGGAGGGTATGGTGTCTGCGCATTTGTACCGGGACTGCTTGCGCTGGAAGGGCCGCAAGCCGGATTTATCAATATTGCTGGTGCCTCGTGCAGGAGGTGCTCCCTTGTTGGAGACGATGACGTACCAGAAAGCCAATGGGGTTGGCGTCGCGGTGCTGAGCGTTGAACACAACGGATTGCAAGCGGTGTTAAAACCCTTTGCAAGGGGCCGCTCAGATTCAGAATCAGGGGAGCTTCCTAGGGCCGCAACTCCTTTGCCACTGAACTGAAACTTACGTAACGCTCAAAAAGGAAGCGCAATGACAACAATAATTACAAAGGCGCAAGCCGAGTTGGAGCTTGCACTCATGCAAGCTGAAAGTGATTCCATGGCCAGCAGCGATCTTTATATCTGGTTGCGCGAATGCGGTCTGTCGCCCGAAATCGCCGTACGAGTCAAAGAGCTGGTCAACGTGACTCAGCGCATCGGTAACAAGGTTGTCTCCATCGGCAAGCTGATCGTAATGAAGTTGCGCGACTTCATCACTGCGCATAAGAACCTGGCCATTGGCACCGTATTGGGTGCCGCTATCGCTTCGCTGATCGCTGCGATGCCGTTGCTCGGTTCGCTATTGGCGCCCTTGGGGGCACTGCTTGGCGTGACGGTCGCGGCCACCGGTCATCAACGCGACAAGCATCCTGACGGGAACGGCAAAGTGGTGAGCCTAGAGGAGCTTCCGCAGCACCTGATCGAAATGGCCCGGACGTACTTTGATCTGTTCATTGAGACGTTCCAGATCATCATGGCTGAGTTTGTCTCGGCGAAAACATCATGAGTCGGTCACCGAAGGTCAGCAAAAAGCAGCTACTCAAGGTCATCGATGAGATTGAACGCTCGCCTCACGATCGTGTACGAATCCTGGGGGACGTGGGCATCAGCACGCTCGGTATAGGCCTCGGTGCTGCCGCGGCAGGCACTTTGGCAGGTATAGCGGGTGCGACCAGTATTCCGGTACTCACCACAGCCGCCGGTTGGGTTGGTGTCACTGCCGTAGCGGCGACGCCACTTGGCTGGGCACTAGGCGCTGCCGCAGCCGGTGGCGTTCTAACCTACGGAGTCTCGCGCTGGATTCGCGGCGGTGCGATGTCAGAGGGTCGCAAGCAGGAGTTATTGCTGGTTTATCAGGAGCGCTTGACTGAGTTGGAGGCTAAGGAGCGCATGGGAACTGTCACGCTTTTGGATAAGTCCGGATTTATTTCGTCACTTCGAGAGGTGATCGAGAAAGACGTCATTAGTGTAGATAAGGCGCTCCGGCTGATTGAGGCGGTGGAAGGCGGGAAGATGGCATTACCTGAGGCTTATCGCTTGGTGAATGGGCTCTTACAGGATTAGTGCGCGCAGGGTGCAGTAGTCAGTAAAACGCCGAAGGATCATCCGATCACGACGCGTCTTGTCGCGGTGTTCCTTCATGCTCGCCTCATCAGCAGGGCAAATGGTTTATACCGATCCTAACCGCTTGAATCAGTCACCATATGGGGCCGTAGCATGAAAAATCTGTTCGCAGTTATTGGCGTCATCGTCGTTGTAAAAAAGGGCTATGAGTTCTTCCGTGAATACAACGAGATGAAACAGGAGCTGGAAAAACGCGCCGGTGATTCGGCCTGACGCAGTACGGCGTCCACTACTCCATTAAATTTAAGACTAACAGGTTATCTCCATGCCCTGGCCTCCCCATCCCTTCACATTCACTTGCCCTCAATGCCACTGGCATAAAACAACGGTGCCACCCAGCGATGCGCTGCGTGAGGGCAAAGATTGGTTTTCGGCTTGCCCTTCATGCCAGCACGTCGACCTGGATGTCCGGCCTGCGACGGGGCTGGAGATCTTCAAGGCCAAGCTGTTGCAACCGTTCAACTGAAGTCCCATCTCGGTGCGAGGTTCGCGATGCGTAACGATGAAACTGACAGTCACGCGGATCACCTATCATCCACGGAGATTGAAGTTGAGGCAGTGGTCGAGTACAGCGAGGAATTAGCCACCATGATCCTTGATCAGGAGGCGAATGGCCGGTTCCAGGAAATTGATATCGACGACATGCTCGCACTGCTTGACCGCATGATTCTCGAGGCCAAAGGCTTGGGCAGTGTGCATTAGCTCTCCAGGCAGAGCGTCAACAACTGCTCCAGCTTGCAGGGTGATACCTGGCCGTCCATGCCCCAATGATCGCAAGAGTAGGTGCCGCCACGCACGGCTTTTCCTTCTTCGTCATAAACGGCGATGACCGCATTCCACAGTGATGCCTTGGGTGCTTCGCTGAGCGGGTCCAAGCACAGCAGGTGAGTGGGTTGGTAGACACCGTTATCCTCATAGCCCTGATGCCCCACTACCATCAACCAGTGGCCTTCCAGTTTCGACCAGCTGACGCAGATCAGGGCGACAGCGTCGCTTTTGATTGCATCCTGTACAGCTTCCACGAGTTCTTTCTTATTGCCATTAATCAGCTCAGGCAGGATTCCTTCACCACGAAAATGCCCAGCCAAGCCAATCAGGTCCTTGGTGGTCGTGCCGCGGGAAACCAGTGCGCCATGCTCTCGTAGTGCGTTACGGAATCGGCCTTCGCGACTGCGCCCATCCCAGTCACCCATGTAGGCAATATGATCCCGCTTCAGCGCACCCAGAGTGATTAAGCCCATCATCAGTGCATAGGGTCCGCACGCGCCATCGGCATCACCTTGACGCATATGGACCAGGCCCGGCTCATCAAGGGCGCAGGTAATTGGGCCTTCGGGAGAAACCAATAGCCATGGGCTGACAAACATCTTGTTCATTGCAAATTTCCTTGTTGCAAAACACGTTAAACGGGAACCTATTGGTCCCCTCAATCGCTGAATGTGGCAATTGCGATACTGGATGCAGAAGTCAGAGCTGGATCACCGGGTAGCAGGCATCTCCCCAGAGCGTGTCGGGATTATTGAGCATCAACTCGATGATCAACGGGACCAGCTTGCCGAGCAGACTGCTGCAGTCACGCAACTGGGGTCGGTTGATGCTGCTGTCCCACGTGGCGCCGCCATGCATTATTTGGTTGCGCAAGGTGTAGATTCGATTGAACAGCACGGCGAGCACTTCAGCGGTATCCCGTTGCGCCAGAGCCGCCTGGGCTCTGCGTCGGCCATCAGCAAAGCGGTCGGTCCATTGCTGTTCGGTGATCTTGCCATTCTGGTAATCCCAGAAACTCTGAAAAACGTACTGATTGTCCAACAGCACGCGAATGCTTCCAGAAAATTCAGACCACACCAACTTCTCAATCTGCCGCTCGTGGTCCAAGACGCACAGCTTGCGAAGAAAGGTGCGGAAGGTTTCCTGCTCGGACAGCCGGTAGTTCTCGTCGATGTCAGTCGCATAGGCCGCGTTGAAGGCAATCCATAAGAAAACGAAACGGCCGTCGGCGTCGTCTGCCTGCTCGGCCCGCTGCAACCAGCTCAAGGAACGGTGTACACGGAGGGTCAGATTGACGTGGTGATTGTCGCGTTCAAGGCGGTGACGCGCCTTAAGGGTCTGGTAATCCATGAGGGCTGGCTCGTTAAGACAGGTGGAGAAATATTGGTCAGATCGGAGTGTCATGCAGGGCCAGACTTTGGCGCTGACAGTCGATCAAGGCCTGGCGCAAAGTCGTTGGCTCATCGACACGGATGGCACCGGCCTGTGACAGCAGCCACCATTTCAACTCCCAGCTATCGTTGACCGTAGCGGACAAGCGAGCGCCCTCAGGCTCAACTATCAGAGTCATATCCTCTGATAACGGCGTCTCACGCAGGCGCTTGGAGAGGGCAGGGTCGACCCAGGCACGCAATTGGATCGCTTGGGAAATACCAAACTGCATGGCACCACTCTGAATGTAATCTGGCAGGTCAAAGTCCACAGGACGCCGGCTAGGTTGCCCCTTTATCGTGACTGTTTCGAAGCGATGGACGGCATAAAGTCGCACATCGTCAAATGTATCGGCGCAGGCCACCAGATAGGTGATTTGCCCGCGTTGTACCAATGCCAGTGGGTTGAGCGTCAGCTCATGGACGCGGTTTTTGTTCGCCGACTGATAGAGGCAGAGCAACTGCAGGTCTTCCAGCAACGCTCGCTGAAGCAGGTCTAAATGCTCTGCCTTGATGTCTGGAGCAATTAGATTCAACGTAGGTTGTACGCTGGCTACCTTATCGATCCAGCGCGCCGAAGCACTTTCCTCACTCAGCGCGCCGAAGCACTTTCCTCACTCAGTGCCTTGAGCTTCTGTCGCGCTTGGCTGAAACGAGGCTCTAGGCTTTTGAGCATCAGTCCGGGTACCAAAGGACGAATGCTGTCTTCCACCAGACTTAGGGTTAATGCCTCTCCCACTGTAATGCCAGGCAGGTCAATGGATCGACCGGGTTGCCAATACCAACCATAGGGTGTGCCTTTATCGTTGCAGTGCAGTGGAAACAGGCTCGACAGCTCGTTGAGGTCTCGCTCAACCGTGCGTTTTGTCGTGCGATGGCCGGCTTCTTCCAATTGCTGGTGCAGTTCGGCGGAGGTCAAGCCGGGGGCACGATTGGGTAGCAGTTTGAGCATTTCCCATTGGCGGGAGATGGTTCTGCGGGTCGAATGCGTGGGCAACGTTCGCTTCCTTACTCTGGCTCACGAAGCGCAGAGCATGGCGTGATGTATGGGTAATATCAACTAGTCATAAGTATTGGCGCTGAAAGGCCATCTGATCGCCGGAGGGGTGTGCTTTCGCCTTTCGCTGGGCTCCATTGCACTCTTCGCGTCATACCACGACAAGTACATCCACCTGCCTGCCCGATATGGCAATGTCAGACCTTGCAAACGCGTCACCGGCTAGACGGGAGCCTCAATGATCGTGATGGGCTGGGGAACACGCCGCTGCATTGGCTGCTGATCAACGGTCACTTGAAAGCTGCCCGGTACTTCATCGCTTATTACGCGAAGTATGGCCTCGACCTGAGCGCGAAGAACCGCGAGGGCAATACCGCACGAAATATTACCCTGCTCAACAGCCATCATGCGCTGGCGCAACAGTTACTCACGGCTGAAATCGACAACTGCATCCGTGCGCTGCGCCTCTGGCGGGAAATGGGTCTTAATCATGCATGAGCCACGGCCTCAGCTCCTTGATATTGCTGACCACGATCTGCTGGGCCTCCGGGTTGGTAGCCTGGTTTCTTGGGTCGATCTGATAGCGGCGCAATACGTACTTCACCAGTGCCTTGCGACTGGCGACCACCAGTTGGCCATCTGTCATGCCGAAGTCGGTTTCAATGATTGCTTGCTGCGCGGCGTTCAAGCGGCCATCGGGGGTGAAGATGATTGGCACTTCGGTGTTCCAATCATCATCCAGGTCGCGTGTGTTCTGCGACTCGTCGAGCAGATCCGGCTCGCCCCGCAGACGGCTCAATACAAAATCGCGGTACTGGCGGTTCTTCTCGCAGAAAGCGCGCACATGCCAGCGCATTCCGGTGTAGACCAGGGTATGAGGGGCAATCAGACGGATTTCCACGTTCGGCGTGTTGAGCGAAACGTATTCGGTTTCCAGGCGCAAACCGTCGCGACAAGCCGCGAGCAAGGGCCGCAGGATTTCTGGCCGAATAGGCCGGTCGGGCACTTCGAGAACCTTGGTGTGAGCGTACGCTAGCGCCAGCCCTTCGATGTGCGGCGCACGTTCATTGTTCTGGTAAAGCAGATGCAGGTAGGCACTGGCACTGTCATCAATGAACTGCGGTTTGAACTGCTTGCTCGGGACGTAGCCTTTGCGTTGCTTGTCATATGTCAAGTTTCGGGGCGCATGTTCATTAATGTAAGTGTTGATGTCTTTCGAAGCTTGCTGGCGGCTGATGCCGAAGCTCTGCATCAGGTGTCCCGTCGTCAGGCGGCCTTCCCACCAGGCGACGGTCTCGATCAAACGATAGCGAAGTGCCAGATCCCAGCGCACTTGTTCGATGGATTGCTTGCGTTTCATACCCGCTCCATGTGTTTGAATACTTTACCTGTATAAGTCTACATTCTAGACCTGTCGTAAATCACTACATATCGTGTGTCTGTCTTCGGAATACATCGAAGACATGAAAGGACTTGAGCATGAGTATGCCGGACGTGGTTTCGACGGGTGCACTGGTGGTGATGGGCGTCATCCTCCTGGTGCTGGCACAGCAGTGTTTGAAGTTGAGCGAGCTTTGGAAAATGGTTGCGCATTATCAGAAGGATTTGCGTTGGGCGCAGATCTGGGAATCGGAAAACCGCGAGTTGCGTTCGGCATTGCGGGCTGAGCGAGAGCACGTCGCGCAGCTGCAGCGAAAGCTGGAGCTGCTGCAAGCGCTGATCCCGCTCGCAGAATAATCCACAGCATCGCCATTCAGGAGAAGGCATTCATGCCGATAAAACCCAGACCCTTCACATTTGTGTGTGAAGACTGCAACTGGAAGAAAACCATTGCACCACGCAGCGATGCATTGATGCCCGGCGACTGGTTCGCCATCTGCCCAAAGTGCGGCGGCACCGCCTTGAAAATGCGCGCTGCAGGCTGGCTTGAGGCCACTGCAGCAGAGTTCATGGCACGTCGGGGACTTTGAGCCGCGTGGCAGCAGACAAGAACAACATGGCTACGGTGGATCATGGCAATGTGGCATTATTTGTCGGTATCTTAATACACCTCAGCCGCACAGCGCGCTGTCGTTGGAAGATGG
It encodes:
- a CDS encoding HNH endonuclease, which codes for MLDSLEICRLLEGHGCSLKYKEKAYARGYEHPALEYPLFVKHKAIGAVGLQPLVLHPAYRKSVHWEQIKALTQGAPNENYKSTSLEVFPRALDSTSNTGIAVNCADSEDLRSLFAVLTGESTAIDQGLEDEFSLIEIFEQSSFGQQIESTEREAIIRARVGQSVYRQALLKHWQGCAVSGIALASMLRASHIKPWRDATHLERLDPFNGLLLTPNLDQAFDQGLISFTDEGDIIIAQTLTAELQRALGITPQCRLRSLHDRHLNYLAWHREHVFSG
- a CDS encoding McrB family protein; this translates as MVAVDLRDSTNLKAACEAVLAHNRELPWYQNWLKKLSEFLRKVQDADQEEFCSPAFQELLWESEVITTTGMGTVNVSEVIADPRVAECLWNLRASLKTVDAHLHDQVLKEGWRELNQLVAPPAVRRNPRLKKYRLFAALCPTELTTLAHYPKLRTLASLIGVGGSERDLSLHQGVLERLNDVLGNREEGLSTPSLERMTLPWLLYMKFVQEQEAEATEIADPSTGQERLNPLPAERRRRGMLAIGGGIATIRAIIEFAKEGCKREDLVEHMRSINPSHATSSIRTQLNSLIAEWGVLRAQGEEIHLTPRGEGLLETGEPDEVSDWLLTRVLGVDHMLFALRSGPMSVSAMNEALRKVNPGWTSDRALTSLTFWLRALQLVETRADKLQHLTELGETWAAQIYWEPQSLAPEAGSVAASVVPSSEEAAPFERPSLETILRSFPEDIAFPISLVARLDAGLWSHQRRHFAVLTGLSGAGKTVLARGYALALHEGQTHPAEGLLTVPVQPGWHDPSCLLGYVNPLNSESYVHTAFVDFLLRASADSERPYTVVLDEMNLSHPEQYLAPLLSAMETGDHIELHAQDNDISGVPATIMYPSNLVIIGTVNMDETTHGLSDKVLDRAAVIEFWDIDVEAFPGWKTSALAEEQVVRVRDTLKGLVKALRPARLHFGWRTIHDVIGYIEQAERGGVIDFDTALDQAIYAKVLPKLRGEDTPRVQAAFADTSTLLRDMRLADSAAKVAELQDDLRSLGSARFWR
- a CDS encoding DUF2357 domain-containing protein, with the protein product MAIIRCIDKQGSTFTVNPEALASGFMERGTYYFEIVPESRLFVDDEPLEASRHEAFDAWRWEPGFYAGKVIAELVDTGGKVLATYHFDVAPDQNKLGETSFAAMLDELLAFDTRLLLGNEYAQLEVGREGRTSNPHLQYARLKRYGPALLSAFTEVLRKPLTRLHRERTLRPAHQMRRIDRQTLRRALQDPAATALLYNLEQANTSGEVLHFDVPTVFEDLDNPANQALAVVLGETLRRSRYVIAALQKIIDGEGDTGARSALTPRLGRRIEFLEGLQSDLRRIQRREPFCSLRQPRISAAGLNAVSAHPAYARAYRHGWYVLRPGIDGSSEGERLWISPTWEIYERWCYLQVVAMMKSIYPGLQWRDRWPGTSLDYIRCTGRGIDTQVDVWLQVHCPAFDQPASHGFSSISGARYPDIVVTVESPAGSSFLVMDAKYRVERKWVLEGMVSAHLYRDCLRWKGRKPDLSILLVPRAGGAPLLETMTYQKANGVGVAVLSVEHNGLQAVLKPFARGRSDSESGELPRAATPLPLN
- a CDS encoding HEPN domain-containing protein, which gives rise to MDYQTLKARHRLERDNHHVNLTLRVHRSLSWLQRAEQADDADGRFVFLWIAFNAAYATDIDENYRLSEQETFRTFLRKLCVLDHERQIEKLVWSEFSGSIRVLLDNQYVFQSFWDYQNGKITEQQWTDRFADGRRRAQAALAQRDTAEVLAVLFNRIYTLRNQIMHGGATWDSSINRPQLRDCSSLLGKLVPLIIELMLNNPDTLWGDACYPVIQL
- a CDS encoding WYL domain-containing protein → MNLIAPDIKAEHLDLLQRALLEDLQLLCLYQSANKNRVHELTLNPLALVQRGQITYLVACADTFDDVRLYAVHRFETVTIKGQPSRRPVDFDLPDYIQSGAMQFGISQAIQLRAWVDPALSKRLRETPLSEDMTLIVEPEGARLSATVNDSWELKWWLLSQAGAIRVDEPTTLRQALIDCQRQSLALHDTPI
- a CDS encoding helix-turn-helix transcriptional regulator — encoded protein: MPTHSTRRTISRQWEMLKLLPNRAPGLTSAELHQQLEEAGHRTTKRTVERDLNELSSLFPLHCNDKGTPYGWYWQPGRSIDLPGITVGEALTLSLVEDSIRPLVPGLMLKSLEPRFSQARQKLKALSEESASAR
- a CDS encoding ankyrin repeat domain-containing protein, which gives rise to MQTRHRLDGSLNDRDGLGNTPLHWLLINGHLKAARYFIAYYAKYGLDLSAKNREGNTARNITLLNSHHALAQQLLTAEIDNCIRALRLWREMGLNHA
- a CDS encoding WYL domain-containing protein produces the protein MKRKQSIEQVRWDLALRYRLIETVAWWEGRLTTGHLMQSFGISRQQASKDINTYINEHAPRNLTYDKQRKGYVPSKQFKPQFIDDSASAYLHLLYQNNERAPHIEGLALAYAHTKVLEVPDRPIRPEILRPLLAACRDGLRLETEYVSLNTPNVEIRLIAPHTLVYTGMRWHVRAFCEKNRQYRDFVLSRLRGEPDLLDESQNTRDLDDDWNTEVPIIFTPDGRLNAAQQAIIETDFGMTDGQLVVASRKALVKYVLRRYQIDPRNQATNPEAQQIVVSNIKELRPWLMHD